A region from the Nocardia terpenica genome encodes:
- a CDS encoding tetratricopeptide repeat protein: MRTRHIREPVSDDQLDRVQTPQHVGELLRQAIEHAGRSLRDLQDAAADHLGVEPPAPGLSRSGIGDMTKGRYLDDDRLRLVVSLCGVPNAQLVKWSAACDRVGGRRPRGIDTLPRDVTLIGRDYELQRITEVAAASGVIAISGMPGIGKTAFATGLAHRLADRYPDGRLFVDLHAHTRGRTAAAPAEVLAGLLIDLGLDSREIPDSLENRRNLWRKQVAEKRFLLVLDNARDHAQVEPLLPNGPGCLTLITGRRTLVALDGAAPFDLDALEPDRAAALFCALAHRTPSGGDPAAVAEIVRLCGYLPLAIVLIAGRAANRSAWSVAEIAEELATARDPLREFEAGERAVRAAFAMSYRDMSPDRRRLFRRLGVHPGRDIDKYAAAALADIPVAAAGHELEALFTDHLLQEQADGRYRMHDLLRVYAHDHAATEDPAEDRAAAVDRVLDYYRRVGELADRQLTVDTRSRQLPLDGESPAAPSMTNRTRALAWLRAERDNLLDCLEYAVSHGRSSQAIALTGALAGLLRVDGPWPVAVDLHRRAAALAEEGGDPLAAAEALYNLGTVQYATGDYAGAVGPMRQALTIFRARGDRAAEARALGVLGALAYATGDYPATAELMLRASTRYGEVGDASAGAYALIGLGMARYATGDYPVAASLVRQALAVFTDSDDRLGKAYALNELGMIEYATGDYSGATHTIERALAAYLELGDRVAEAHALNDLASVRFATGDYPVATKLAQQAVEICRDVRDRVGEAYARTNLARLHFATTDWPAAIDDMTEALTIFEEIGDRVGAAYAVDDLSWAQYTSGDFSGTIDQMTRALGMFTDIGDRVGQAYTLVELGLAWYASGDYPTAAEPMRRALTIFEALGDRVGQAYVRCGLGRLCLAMDDDPGADELLRQALAIFRAIGDRVGEAYVLSSLARLGYATDNDSAAEDLVWQAVRIYRTLGDRFGHAYALGGAALLRYAADDPHGAIAPAQEAMRIFDDIGDRACHAYAFVGVGLLRYADGDQSGAIAMVEQAPPMFREFGDRIGEAYAFVGAGLLRFQSGDYEDMANLAQRALAIFREIREEPRRAELLERITRIWEESSTPQDAVVSYIDALRLAREIQIRWKKRRVWRDLPISAAHR; encoded by the coding sequence ATGCGCACGCGGCACATTCGGGAGCCGGTGAGCGACGATCAACTGGATCGGGTGCAGACCCCGCAGCACGTGGGCGAACTGCTGCGGCAGGCCATCGAACATGCCGGACGGTCGCTGCGGGATCTTCAGGACGCCGCCGCGGACCACCTGGGCGTCGAGCCGCCCGCCCCCGGGCTGAGCCGCTCGGGAATCGGCGACATGACCAAGGGCCGCTACCTCGACGACGACCGGCTGCGCCTGGTGGTGAGCCTGTGCGGAGTGCCGAACGCGCAGCTGGTGAAGTGGTCGGCGGCCTGCGATCGCGTGGGCGGGCGGCGGCCGCGAGGGATCGACACCCTGCCCCGGGACGTCACGCTGATCGGCCGGGACTATGAGCTGCAACGGATTACCGAGGTCGCCGCGGCGAGCGGGGTGATCGCGATCAGCGGTATGCCGGGCATCGGCAAGACCGCCTTCGCGACCGGGCTGGCGCATCGACTCGCCGACCGCTACCCCGACGGCCGCCTGTTCGTCGACCTGCACGCCCACACCCGCGGGCGCACCGCCGCGGCACCGGCCGAGGTGCTGGCCGGACTGCTGATCGACCTGGGACTGGACTCGCGCGAGATCCCCGACAGCCTGGAGAACCGCCGCAATCTGTGGCGAAAGCAGGTGGCGGAGAAACGCTTTCTCCTGGTTCTCGACAACGCCCGGGACCACGCCCAGGTGGAACCGCTGCTGCCGAACGGGCCGGGCTGCCTGACGCTGATCACCGGTCGGCGGACGCTGGTCGCGCTGGACGGCGCCGCGCCGTTCGACCTGGACGCCCTGGAACCGGATCGGGCCGCCGCCCTGTTCTGCGCGCTGGCCCACCGCACGCCGTCCGGCGGCGACCCGGCGGCGGTGGCCGAGATCGTCCGGCTGTGCGGATATCTCCCGCTGGCGATCGTGCTGATCGCGGGCCGCGCGGCCAACCGCTCGGCGTGGAGCGTCGCCGAGATCGCCGAGGAGCTGGCTACGGCGCGAGACCCGCTGCGGGAGTTCGAGGCCGGGGAGCGCGCCGTGCGCGCCGCCTTCGCGATGTCCTATCGCGACATGTCGCCGGATCGGCGGCGACTGTTCCGCCGACTCGGCGTGCACCCGGGCCGCGATATCGACAAGTACGCGGCCGCGGCACTGGCCGACATCCCGGTGGCCGCCGCCGGTCACGAGTTGGAGGCGCTGTTCACCGATCACCTGCTTCAGGAACAGGCCGACGGCCGCTACCGCATGCACGACCTGCTGCGGGTCTACGCGCACGACCACGCCGCCACCGAGGATCCGGCCGAGGATCGCGCCGCCGCCGTGGACCGGGTCCTGGACTACTACCGCCGAGTCGGCGAGCTCGCCGACCGCCAGCTGACGGTCGACACCCGCTCGCGGCAACTGCCGCTCGACGGGGAATCCCCTGCCGCGCCGAGCATGACGAACCGCACCCGGGCGCTGGCGTGGTTGCGGGCCGAGCGTGACAACCTGCTCGACTGTCTCGAATACGCTGTCTCCCACGGCCGTTCGTCGCAGGCGATCGCATTGACCGGCGCCCTCGCCGGTTTGCTGCGCGTCGACGGTCCCTGGCCGGTGGCGGTCGACCTGCACCGCCGCGCCGCCGCCCTCGCCGAGGAGGGCGGCGATCCGCTCGCCGCCGCCGAGGCGCTGTACAACCTGGGCACCGTGCAATACGCGACCGGCGATTACGCGGGCGCGGTCGGTCCGATGCGGCAGGCGCTGACCATCTTTCGCGCGCGCGGCGACCGCGCCGCCGAGGCCCGCGCGCTCGGCGTCCTCGGCGCGCTGGCCTACGCCACCGGCGACTATCCCGCCACCGCCGAGCTGATGCTGCGGGCGTCGACCCGCTACGGCGAGGTCGGCGACGCCTCGGCCGGGGCATACGCGCTCATCGGACTCGGTATGGCCCGGTACGCGACCGGCGACTATCCGGTGGCGGCGAGCCTGGTGCGGCAGGCGCTGGCCGTGTTCACCGACAGCGACGACCGGCTCGGAAAGGCGTACGCGCTCAACGAACTCGGCATGATCGAATACGCGACCGGCGACTATTCCGGCGCGACCCACACCATCGAGCGGGCGCTGGCCGCCTACCTGGAGCTCGGCGACCGGGTGGCCGAGGCCCACGCCCTCAACGATCTCGCCTCGGTCCGATTCGCCACCGGCGACTATCCGGTCGCGACGAAGCTGGCGCAGCAGGCTGTCGAGATCTGCCGCGACGTCCGCGATCGGGTCGGCGAGGCGTACGCCCGCACCAATCTGGCCAGGCTGCACTTCGCGACCACCGACTGGCCCGCCGCGATCGACGACATGACCGAGGCGCTGACGATCTTCGAGGAGATCGGCGACCGGGTGGGCGCGGCCTACGCCGTCGACGATCTCAGCTGGGCGCAGTACACCAGCGGCGACTTCTCCGGCACGATCGACCAGATGACCCGCGCGCTGGGGATGTTCACCGACATCGGCGACCGGGTCGGGCAGGCGTATACGCTCGTCGAACTCGGCCTGGCGTGGTACGCGAGCGGCGACTACCCGACCGCGGCGGAGCCGATGCGGCGGGCGCTCACGATCTTCGAGGCCCTCGGCGACCGCGTGGGCCAGGCATACGTCCGCTGCGGCCTGGGCAGGCTCTGCCTCGCGATGGACGACGATCCGGGCGCGGACGAGCTGCTGCGGCAGGCATTGGCCATCTTCCGCGCGATCGGCGACCGCGTGGGCGAGGCGTATGTCCTCAGCAGCCTGGCCAGGCTCGGCTACGCCACCGACAACGATTCGGCCGCCGAGGATCTCGTGTGGCAGGCGGTGCGGATCTACCGGACCCTGGGCGATCGGTTCGGGCACGCCTACGCCCTCGGCGGCGCGGCCCTGCTGCGCTACGCCGCCGACGACCCCCACGGCGCCATCGCCCCCGCGCAGGAGGCCATGCGGATATTCGACGACATCGGCGACCGCGCCTGTCACGCATACGCTTTCGTCGGTGTGGGACTGCTGCGCTACGCCGACGGCGACCAGTCCGGCGCCATCGCCATGGTGGAACAGGCGCCGCCCATGTTCCGCGAGTTCGGCGACCGCATCGGCGAGGCCTACGCGTTCGTCGGCGCGGGCCTGCTCCGCTTCCAGTCCGGCGACTACGAGGACATGGCGAACCTGGCACAGCGGGCACTGGCGATATTCCGCGAGATCCGCGAAGAACCCCGGCGCGCGGAACTGCTCGAACGCATCACCAGAATCTGGGAGGAGTCCAGTACGCCGCAGGACGCCGTGGTCTCCTACATCGATGCGCTGCGCCTGGCCCGCGAAATCCAGATCCGCTGGAAGAAACGCAGGGTATGGCGAGACCTCCCGATCTCCGCCGCGCACCGCTGA